The DNA sequence AACAACGTAAATTCTCTTAATCTCGATtcttgtatacatatacacatatatgtatatatcatcaataatGATGTATCGATatgtacttatatatatatacagggtggttggtaactagtggtacaagcggaaagggggtgattctacgtgaaaaaagaagtcgaaaatatagaataacaatttttcgtttgaggctttgttttcgagaaaatcgactttaaattttcgctcggtacgcgtgcaatTTATCAcgtttcgttataacggatctcactgtagatcattgtctcgatggaaaaattaaaaaaaaaaatttttattctatattttcgacttcttttttcgcgtagaatctcccccttttcgcttgtaccgccagttactaaccaccctgtatataatatatgtataattatatgtattatatgtatatatataagtatatatcgaTACATCATTATTCATCttaagtaattattattcGACAACTCAAGCAAATAGTCATGATCTTTTTCTGTCAAGTGATTCAgaacatatttttcattcttaatTACAACTTTTCCATGCAAATTACCATTTCAAATTGTTGAAGATCAAAGAAGAGATCTCTCATTATGGGAACTTTTATTACATCTGTGGACAAAATAATGAtgtgattatttataattctataGTAATAAATCTCGCAATTCCTAAATAATCACACGAAATTCCTGTTCCTACCAGCCATTATTATCCATcctaattttaattaaatttctaggCGACGCAGAAGCAGGATGGAAATTCTGGAAGAAGAAGGACGCAACTACGACCACCACAACTGTTGCTCCAGCAGTCGCAGATCCAGTACAAACGAAACCAAACACGCTACCAGGCGCAACACCTGTAACAAACAAACCTGCAGGAAGTCCAACGAATGTTGGATCAGCTGTTCTTGGAGCGGGTGACCCTGGATTGGCGATTGGAGTCACTTCGACTggaggaaaaataaaagaaaatgctCGACCAAGCAGACCTAACCCAGGAACGGAAGTGGGTCTCGATTTCCCGGCACCGAAACCAGGAAACCCAGGAGTCGGTGGTAACACTGGTAAAGGATACAGAGACTGGGCTGTTGATCTTACTGGGGCTGGAGAGCCCGGAAGACAATCCCCGAAACTGCCAAGTGAAGGACCAGCATTAAGTTCTGGAGGTTAATTGATCGATGTTATAGAATTTCTAGATAGTTTTCTTAAATATGTGAGTTTGTGAAAATTAATCTGGTGAACTTGGTAGGTTCCAAACCGAACTCTGTACCTGGAGGCACGGCACAGCCACAAACACCaggtaaaaattaatttaatgacgattttatacagaaaatagaataaattacGTATATAATGTTACGGAGAATTACTTCCATCGCTAGGTATAAATTATCGTAATACTAGTAGGGAAGAAGGAGATACAATTGATAAAgctttattaatattaatttggCTACGTATTCCAGGCGCCAAGCCAGTAGCGAGTCCTGGAAACGCACCATCGCCACGGCCTCAACAACAACCTCAGCCTCAGCCTCAACCTCGTCCACAAACACCAGGTACATACTAATATgtggaagaaaataattttcatcctgatatacttttatttcaaggATCACCTACACCGGGCTCTAAGCCAGCTGTTGCACCAGGACAACCTCAACCATCTCCGAATCAACCTGCACCTGGAGGCAATCAAGTATCTTCGTTGTTCGTAACGTTAAAACCAGGTCCAACGCCAGCACCATCTAGACCAGGAAGTCCTGGTTCTCTTAATGCACCAGGAAGACCTGGTTCTCCTAATGCACCGGGAAGTCCTGGTTCCTTTAATGCACCAGGAGGTCCTAGTTCTCTTAATGCACCAGGAAGTCCTGGTTCTCCTAATGCACCAGGAAGTCCTGGTTCCCCTGGAAGAACTTGGGCTGATGTTGCTGGTGGTGGCAGCAGATCTAACTCACCTACACCTGCTCCACGACCTGGATATCCAAATCAGCCAAATTATCCAAGCCAACCAGGTATAGGTCAATCTCAACCAAGACCATCGACACCGACTCAACCTGGAAGAACAGGGCCATCCACAGGAGCAATAGCAGGTGGTGCATTAGCAGGTGGTGCACTAGCAGGAGCAGCTGTAGCAGGAGCAGCAGCAGCAAATAAGAAAACCTATTCTAGTAATCCTACTTTTAGCAAAGGAAACACTATCACTGATGAAGACTTGGAGAAACTTTCCGAGGCTCTCTTCATTAAGGATAACAATAATGCGAACAGATATATCACGCTGAATCTACAGAAGCAAACAAGCAGTAGTAGCACAACAGATGACGCACCACAACCGTAAgcttttaaaatacaaatgaaaaatattggaGGCAAGAGAGTTGTTATACACTACAGCAAGAATAGGTGGAGATTAATAGAAGAGCATTAGGCATCAGAAGGATctattttaaaaacatttttttaaacatcACTAGAATTCTAATTTGATGGTTCTTTGAATTTCTAGATAGTATAGTTCGTGTAACTACAGACTAGTTTGATTTGCCATGTTCTTTCAGTTACCATAGATTCCATAAAAATAACCTCAACTTGCAGGCTGTTCACGGTAAACGCAGAAGCGTACCAAGGTCCCACGATTCAAAGAGTGATATCGATCTATGACAATTACAAACCGGAAACCAATGTAAATGAGCACATAAGCCCGTTGCAGAGACAAGAAGAGAGTCTCCTTGTAGACACGTTCCTCAGCACGAACGTGATGTCCTACGCTATGAGATTTTTAGCGGACAAAGGACAAATTCGCAAagattattacgaatataaaGACACGATAAGAAAAATATGGTTTAACTTGTTCTCTAGAGGACAAGGAAAAATTGGTAGCTCAGGTTTCGAGCATGTTTTCATGGCAGAACTTAAGAGTGTACCATCTGGTACCGAAGTAGTTGGTTTGCATAATTGGATCTTCTATAGCAAAGAGGAAAGCAGTGGAAAAGCAAATTATGCTGGATATTTGAACAAAGTTGACCTTGGAGATGTgagttaatttttattctgtcaaaattatttttttctttttaatcgtAAGATCATTtcttgataaattattttcgaaaaaaatgagaggtttttctatttaataataGGCTCATTAATGAAAGATGTTTTTAATGAATATATAATGGATTCCATTCCACTTCCAGCAGCTATTATCATTCGTATAATGACGTTTGTCTATTGTTTCTTTTGTGGTATTTCCAGAGAACTATGACTCATACTACATGAAAAGTTACCAATTGTATTTGTACGTGTTCGTTCTTTCAGAAAGCATCTATCATCAAAATAAGAACGAAATACAACGGGTACGATAAACCGGTAACGGCACTATTCGTGGGTACCTCGCCTGAACTGGAGATGGCGCTGTACACGGTGTGCTTTTACGCGAGACCAGAGGGAAATTGCCCGGTGTCTCTCGGAGGAACGAAGTTTAACATTGTCACCTATAAATTTAAGTACAGAGGAAACGATCTGGTAGGAACTGCTTATCcagatatataattttatcaaagttatatttctgtttatatatttaaaaacatagAATGTAATTTTGTGACATGTTCAAATGAGAGCAATAAAAAATGACGTATATACAAAAGTTggatttaaatataattttatatggaGAACGacatattttcttattagcGAGATTTGTATCAATActcgttacatagaataaattttgttattgaaatattattgaaataaatattgttttgtaTAAATCGACCATTCATAATACATACTTGTGATATCGGCAATCTCGAGTAAACAGATAACGTTGAATAATGGTCTGTCGAAAGAGGGGGAGCTAAGAGTAATAAACTCACTTGGGCACTGCGATAGGGAGAACTGCCAGTTAAGCTGTAGATTTCATAACGAAAACAAGAATGCACGCATCTCTTCGAACATTCTGTAGAACCAAACACCCACGTTTTCAATGGGCAGACAAGCATCCGGCTGTGAGATCTATAAATTACCGATTAAAAATCTATACGCGACTCTATCACAGTGAAAATGGCGTCTATGGGTACAGACCAAGGCCACAAAGACACTTTGAAGGtatttcgaatattatttttccatttatttggaacaataagtaaaaaataaaaaaataatacaaattttagcCAGCATTTTGACAAAAAGTTGGAATTCGATACTATATTGATATTTGCGACAGGTTTTAACAAACAAGCTCATAATTCGAATTCGAAAACTAACTATTAAAATTCCCGCGTTGTGTCGCTAGTGAGCTTTAATATGTTTCATCGTTGCATCTTCAAATTGAGAAAGAAAatgcatatttttatgaaataaatcaTTCTTACCTTACACATATCCTCAGATTTCGTTATCCATGTCTTCAGCATAAGAGTAAAACGTGAAATCACACTAATCACTGCGCTTTAACCACAAAATACCAAACTGAAACTTTGAACGCACGCACAACACTTACATTCCCCGCTTTCTCCCAAGCAACTGCCCAACAATCGCGTGAAAATCTCTTACCTATGTGCGCATCGCGCATGCGCAATAAATTTGAAGTTCAAATTCCTGGTGTCcagttttaaaaaaatagcaCGAATATAATCAGCACTTGACATATCTGAAttccatttttaaataataaaagaatatgaaaTCTAACCTTTTTGAATATGATTCATTTAAATTCATATAAACAtgttgatatatttttatgaagttATTATGCGTTTAATATATTCCTTccaatatcaaaatatttattgtaatgtTCATATTACTTAAAGTGATCTTAAAGttacttataattaatatGGAAAAGCTTAGTGTACTAATCTAGGATAAAGATAATAAACGCAACtcggaatatttttattattacgcaAGAGAGTAACCGATAACGTTTCGCGATAACGTAAAAATGATTTAACATCCatatacgataaaaataaatattaactactggtttttatcattatttttctttctattcttCCTCGTATTTCTAGTACCAAACGAATACCTGGAAATACGATCGAAAAACAGCAACTTCTATAGACTGATTAGCGCCTATAGAGAATATGGTCATAAACAGGCTGAGATAAATCCTGTTGCGTCAAAAAAACCAGTGCCATTGGCAGAGTTGAAACTAGAGAGATTCGGTTTAAGTTTGGATGATAAAGTTCCATTCAGAGGGATGTTATCAATGGGGAAAGATGAAGGAACAGTAGAAGAGgctttaaaatttttaaacgagaCATACACTGGCCATATAGGAGTAGAATTTAGCTACTTGGAGGTAATATGTAATTGATCATGAATAAATTTAAAGCAATCTTCTATTAGAATAagtggaatatttatttatttagtttatttctttcattattattttcttctattaGAATAAgtcgaatatttatttatttagtttatttctttgtagAAGATCTGTATAAGTACCTGATTTCTATTACTGTCTACACAGACTGAGGAGGAAAGAGAATGGTTTGCAGAGACCGTAGAAAAAAGTTCAAGGGAACCCGTGACGGACGAAACGCGAATCGGCATCGCAACGGAAATGTTGAAGAGTCAAACTTTCGATCAATTTTTGGCCATCAAATTCGTGAACTTTAAGAGGTACAGTGGCGAGGGCGCTGAGAGCATGATGGCCTTCTactatgaattttttaaactatGTGCCAatggtaaataaaaatgtatcgtTAGAAAAAGACTACATGGATCATCTCTTTATCTATACTTTATCGATTCAAgattaaatttatgtatattcaattaaatgaaattgcagatgatttaaaatatattgtaattgGCATGGCCCATCGAGGTCGACTAAATTTTCTCACGGGAATGTTGAATTTTCCACCggaaaaattatttcgacAGCTACGAGGATACTCTGAATTTCCGGATAACGTGAACGCAACTGGTGACGTGATCAGTCATTTTGTATCTTCCACAAACCTCGATATTAATCGGAAAAGCCTCCATGTTACGGTGTTACGAAATCCTTCACATTTGGAAGCTGTAAATCCTGTTTCCATGGGAAAAACTCGAGGAATGATGCAAGCAAATAAAGACGGAGCATATAGTGAAGATGCGAACGCTCAATGGAGCGATAAAGTGTTAAATATTCAAGTAAGACGTTTGATAATTAATCAGACAAAATTTAAAGTAGAATTGGAAACAAATCGATGTATTGAacttatttcaatttttatcctAGGTTCACGGGGATGCAGCTTACGCTGCTCAAGGAGTTGACCAAGAATGTTTAGCATTATCCGCAGTTCCTCACTTTGAAATAGGTGGAACAGTTCACTTGATGATCAATAATCAATTAGGTTTCACAACTCCAGCTTCCAGAGGTAGATCGTCGAGATACTGCACGGATTTAGCCAAAATGATCTCCGCTCCGGTGATCCATGTAAACGGAGATGATCCTGAAGTATACAagatagaattttaatttcttcctatatatatacatatgtatgttttTAGTTAGtagtttttttaattttcaaatatcgtAGATGGTTATCCGAGCTGCTAGAATAGCGTTCAAGTATCAACGAAAATTTAGGAAGGACGTTTTCCTGGATCTGAATTGCTTCAGAAGATGGGGTCATAATGAACTAGACGACCCGGCTTTTACAAATCctgttatttataaaattatacatagcCGCCCGTAAGTAATTCTCAATTATAATAATAGGATGTGTCGAATCTAATTAACTTTACTTTATTTTCAATTAGATCAGTACCAGATCGATATTTAGACAAACTAGTAAAGAACAATGTTCTTCCAATGGAAAAAGCCAAAAATATCATCGAAGATCACAAGGCCAAATTGAATCAAGGTTTGAATGAAGCGGATAATTATGTCCCACAACCTACCTATTTTGCAGGCTTGTGGAGCGAAATACAGCAGGCTGATGCGAGCGTGACACAGTGGGACACGGGAGTTGATTTAAGCCTATTGAGGTTCATTGCCGAAAAGAGCGTTCACATTGACGATGACTCGGTGAGAACATAGGTTATACAATAAATGCTGCTCATTTTCCCTAATTGATTCCCTAATTGTTCAGCTAATTGAACGTACTATTTTATCATGCAACAGATAATTCATCCCAAATTATTGAAAAACCATGTTCAATctcgattaaaaaaaatagcgaGTGGTGAACATTTGGATTGGGCTACTGCCGAAGCTTTAGCAATTGGAACTTTATTGTATCAAGGGTATAATGTAAGAATAAGCGGGCAAGACATTGGTCGTGGTACCTTTTCCCATAGACATGCCATGCTTGTTGATCAATCCACTGGaggtatttataaaatgattctaatcataaattaataaaagtcTTATCATCAATTATGATTTTAGATATACATATTCCACTAAATTCAATGGTCGAGGGACAAACAGGAAAATTAGAGTTAGCTAATAGTATTCTGTCTGAAGAAGCAGTCTTAGGATACGAGTATGGCATGAGTATAGCTATGCCAACTACCTTAACGATATGGGAGGCACAATTTGGAGATTTTTTTAATGGAGCACAGATCATAATCGATACTTTTGTAACCAGTGGTGAGGCAAAATGGATGCTAAGTAGCGGATTAACGATACTTTTACCACATGGTTACGACGGCGCTGGTCCTGAACACAGTTCCTCCAGACTTGAAAGGTTTTTACAACTTACGGACAGTAACGAAGATAAACCTGATGGTGATAATGTTAACATATGTGTGACAAATCCTACGACACCGGCTCAATACTTTCATCTATTAAGGAGACAAGTAAGATCCTTATTCTAATAGAtccttaattatatttttaatgtaataaattgtCTTTATTTCTGTTAGATGGtaagaaattttcgaaaaccTTTAATAATAATGGCTCCGAAAATATTGCTGCGCCATATCGCAGCAACCTCGCCAATAACAGATATGCAACCACAGACTAGATTTAAGACCGTTATTGGTATGTtgaatacaataaaaaaaatgatctctccctctctttctttctctctttgtcTTCATCTTTCTCCCTCCTTTAGCTATATTTGACtccaaatgaaataaaataataatttaataaataataatttaacagGAGATGAAAAGGTAGAAGAATCAAAAGTGACTAAAGTGATCCTTGTGAGCGGTAAACACTATTATGCTCTTGATAACTTTAGAGAAAGCACAGATCAAAAGAATGTAGCAATTATTAGAGTCGAGAGTTTATGCCCTTTTCCAGTTCAAGAATTATTGCAAGAAATCGATAGATATAAATACGCCAAGAGTAagttatacaaaataaattgcttaaatatattttaaaatattaatataaatatttccttaaGCTTTCATATGGAGTCAAGAAGAACCGCAAAATATGGGAGCATGGAATTTTGTCAAATCTCGATTCGAAAATTTATGTGGCAGACTAGTAAGTTaataatttaagtaatatttgagatacatatttgtaaaaataattttgtgacTTACAGATAAAATACAGCGGTCGTAAACCCATGGCTGCAGCAGCTGTAGGTGCGGGAAAGTTACATCAGCAGGAAGCTCAGGAAGTAACCGTGAAACCCTTTAATATGAAATGAATTTTGTATTGTATGTTTTACtctgttttatttatacatataattcaaCTGCCAAAAGTTacatttatttgcataacatcattatatactatatgaggaaataaattatttacatgtCATTGAGCGATCATTATTGTAATGGAtcaacattattattaataaaatatatccaTGACATGAATGTACTATCAAATGCTAATTGTATGAAAAATTACTTGttcaaaaattctaattttcaccattaatttaatataatatactatagaaagaaatgATGACATAGATACAAGTAAAATAATGACTCTTCAATATCGTCGTGATAAATGTTTAACATTCTAAACAATGTTTTTACAATTCCTTTGAagcaaaatattattcatctatataatttcttcgTCCTCAAAGAAATAGCAGCAAAATTAGATCTCAAGTAATCTAAAAAACTAAATTTACATTGTAATAAGACAATTGATGAGCTTAATCCTTATTGGTATGTTCTGCACTTAAACGTTCatgttctttttttataagATCTTTTAATTCAtcctaaaaaagaaaataaatttatataagacATATTTCTGAGTTTAAAGCAcactaaaaatataatttaaatttaatggAACGTACGCCCCAGCCCAACTTTTCAGCTAATAATTGACAGCCAGTATCGCAATCACCTAACCAGGCAACATCACGACCGCCATGAGAACTTCGTGTATCAAAGATCAAGCCATGTCGCAGTCCTAAAAGTCGCGATAAGCGATCTTGCATACctactttttctttattgATAAGTAGGCGCGGACAATTGGGTCGCACCCttcaaagaaattgaaattataattaattgaatGTGGAGAATGAAGGAAACAATATGATActtgtaaataatatataccTATCTACTAAAGATGCAAAAGGCTGCACTACCAAACTTGATCCCATAATTATCAAAAGATCTGCTTGTGCAAAATCCCGATCGATAAGGAAATGGAAACGTTCGGGTAACATTTCCCCGAAAAACACTATATCAGGTTTTACTACACCTTCGTTACATTCTTCACATTTTGGTATAACACCTTCCATAATTTTTTCTGAAAATAGGTACTGAGGTTTAAAGTATGTATTTAATTGTAACAATTATGATCTTActataacattaaaaaatatatataagaagaaaaaagttGTACCTTTCATCCATGGAAGAGTGTATGGTGCTCTACATTTAAGGCATCGACCAGTATGAAATGTACCATGAGCTTCTACTAATTTTTCAGGAGGTAAACCAGCCATTCTTTCTAATGTATCGATGTTCTGGGTGTAGTGTCTCAAAAGTAGTCCTTTTTCCCATAAAAGACGGATGAAATAATGGGATGGTGTAGGTTTAAAACCTTCAGGTAACAATTCTCTTGCAAGCATAAAGAATGGTTCAGGATTTTCCATAAAGAAATCTAACTCAAAAATAGCTTGAGGATGAGGTAGATTATATTTCTCTAAATTGTGATAAAGACCACTTGATGGTGATCGAAAATCAGGAATTCCTGCAGctaaaaaacataaaaaataaaagaagcatTTTTGTGCAATATacctaatatatataattcaacattatatatagatatacaacTAATTCAAGATTAGgaatatttcttaaaacatACATGTGGAGATACCAGCTCCAGCCatagtaataattttacaGTTTTCAGTTTCTTTTATATAATCTACCACTCCATCTATATTAAGTTCACGGAGGACTTTTTGCTGTGACTGTTCATCATAATCTGATGAATCAAAAAGTTTTAACTTTTGTGCCAAATATTTCCGAATCTTTTCCATATCAGAATCTTCTACCTCTTCTTGTTCTGAAGAACTGTTTGTAGCCTCCTCATTTGATTTCTTCTCTGATACAAATAAATGAACAATATATATAGCAATATACAAATTAACGCTATAAATGAATGTAATATTTGTTAGTAAAACAATTTGAcaaataagaataaattaaatactttAAATTTTGTCACATTTATATATCACGACTGTCTAgttcttatttttcaaaaatgtaACATGCACTGTTAaccttttgaaataataaaaaaacaataaatttaatgtAGAAAACAAAGACATTTAGATAAGTTacttaaagaaataaattcattgtactcgttgcaataaaaatacataaatacagATTTTCGCCAGAGTTGTTGGCCGAGTAATTGCCGCTGACGGCTAATTAAAGGAAAAATGATCTGCGGAAACATTTTGACACACTGCAATCAGACATCGTgatgttataattataatttaactCAATAAAGACACGTGTCATTTAACAATTACCTATAATTTTACGATGATATGAAAATTTAGGTACTCTGAGATTATAACAATCAGTGTAGAACAATAATTTCACTTAATTCATTTTAccatattatttaattaataaggTTTCAAACTCTTATGGATGACAGTTAACCTCTATCGTAATCATGTTCCACTTATCTGCGTTTATTAGATAAATAATTTGGATTATCgtaaatagataaaaaatCAGAAAGCACtataatactataataaaagatactgattttgtcatttaataatgtttcgatattctaaattatgaaattaaggatttcaattgaaaatttatttaagtttttgctttttaaaaaatatatgtagtgaagtaga is a window from the Bombus huntii isolate Logan2020A chromosome 6, iyBomHunt1.1, whole genome shotgun sequence genome containing:
- the LOC126867039 gene encoding endoribonuclease CG2145-like isoform X1; its protein translation is MNIKSVPAVFLILGLSLIFIGDAEAGWKFWKKKDATTTTTTVAPAVADPVQTKPNTLPGATPVTNKPAGSPTNVGSAVLGAGDPGLAIGVTSTGGKIKENARPSRPNPGTEVGLDFPAPKPGNPGVGGNTGKGYRDWAVDLTGAGEPGRQSPKLPSEGPALSSGGSKPNSVPGGTAQPQTPGAKPVASPGNAPSPRPQQQPQPQPQPRPQTPGSPTPGSKPAVAPGQPQPSPNQPAPGGNQVSSLFVTLKPGPTPAPSRPGSPGSLNAPGRPGSPNAPGSPGSFNAPGGPSSLNAPGSPGSPNAPGSPGSPGRTWADVAGGGSRSNSPTPAPRPGYPNQPNYPSQPGIGQSQPRPSTPTQPGRTGPSTGAIAGGALAGGALAGAAVAGAAAANKKTYSSNPTFSKGNTITDEDLEKLSEALFIKDNNNANRYITLNLQKQTSSSSTTDDAPQPLFTVNAEAYQGPTIQRVISIYDNYKPETNVNEHISPLQRQEESLLVDTFLSTNVMSYAMRFLADKGQIRKDYYEYKDTIRKIWFNLFSRGQGKIGSSGFEHVFMAELKSVPSGTEVVGLHNWIFYSKEESSGKANYAGYLNKVDLGDKASIIKIRTKYNGYDKPVTALFVGTSPELEMALYTVCFYARPEGNCPVSLGGTKFNIVTYKFKYRGNDLVGTAYPDI
- the LOC126867039 gene encoding endoribonuclease CG2145-like isoform X2: MNIKSVPAVFLILGLSLIFIGDAEAGWKFWKKKDATTTTTTVAPAVADPVQTKPNTLPGATPVTNKPAGSPTNVGSAVLGAGDPGLAIGVTSTGGKIKENARPSRPNPGTEVGLDFPAPKPGNPGVGGNTGKGYRDWAVDLTGAGEPGRQSPKLPSEGPALSSGGSKPNSVPGGTAQPQTPGSPTPGSKPAVAPGQPQPSPNQPAPGGNQVSSLFVTLKPGPTPAPSRPGSPGSLNAPGRPGSPNAPGSPGSFNAPGGPSSLNAPGSPGSPNAPGSPGSPGRTWADVAGGGSRSNSPTPAPRPGYPNQPNYPSQPGIGQSQPRPSTPTQPGRTGPSTGAIAGGALAGGALAGAAVAGAAAANKKTYSSNPTFSKGNTITDEDLEKLSEALFIKDNNNANRYITLNLQKQTSSSSTTDDAPQPLFTVNAEAYQGPTIQRVISIYDNYKPETNVNEHISPLQRQEESLLVDTFLSTNVMSYAMRFLADKGQIRKDYYEYKDTIRKIWFNLFSRGQGKIGSSGFEHVFMAELKSVPSGTEVVGLHNWIFYSKEESSGKANYAGYLNKVDLGDKASIIKIRTKYNGYDKPVTALFVGTSPELEMALYTVCFYARPEGNCPVSLGGTKFNIVTYKFKYRGNDLVGTAYPDI
- the LOC126867031 gene encoding 2-oxoadipate dehydrogenase complex component E1 isoform X2 — its product is MLKSQTFDQFLAIKFVNFKRYSGEGAESMMAFYYEFFKLCANDDLKYIVIGMAHRGRLNFLTGMLNFPPEKLFRQLRGYSEFPDNVNATGDVISHFVSSTNLDINRKSLHVTVLRNPSHLEAVNPVSMGKTRGMMQANKDGAYSEDANAQWSDKVLNIQVHGDAAYAAQGVDQECLALSAVPHFEIGGTVHLMINNQLGFTTPASRGRSSRYCTDLAKMISAPVIHVNGDDPEMVIRAARIAFKYQRKFRKDVFLDLNCFRRWGHNELDDPAFTNPVIYKIIHSRPSVPDRYLDKLVKNNVLPMEKAKNIIEDHKAKLNQGLNEADNYVPQPTYFAGLWSEIQQADASVTQWDTGVDLSLLRFIAEKSVHIDDDSIIHPKLLKNHVQSRLKKIASGEHLDWATAEALAIGTLLYQGYNVRISGQDIGRGTFSHRHAMLVDQSTGDIHIPLNSMVEGQTGKLELANSILSEEAVLGYEYGMSIAMPTTLTIWEAQFGDFFNGAQIIIDTFVTSGEAKWMLSSGLTILLPHGYDGAGPEHSSSRLERFLQLTDSNEDKPDGDNVNICVTNPTTPAQYFHLLRRQMVRNFRKPLIIMAPKILLRHIAATSPITDMQPQTRFKTVIGDEKVEESKVTKVILVSGKHYYALDNFRESTDQKNVAIIRVESLCPFPVQELLQEIDRYKYAKTFIWSQEEPQNMGAWNFVKSRFENLCGRLIKYSGRKPMAAAAVGAGKLHQQEAQEVTVKPFNMK
- the LOC126867031 gene encoding 2-oxoadipate dehydrogenase complex component E1 isoform X1 → MHASLRTFCRTKHPRFQWADKHPAVRSINYRLKIYTRLYHSENGVYGYRPRPQRHFEVPNEYLEIRSKNSNFYRLISAYREYGHKQAEINPVASKKPVPLAELKLERFGLSLDDKVPFRGMLSMGKDEGTVEEALKFLNETYTGHIGVEFSYLETEEEREWFAETVEKSSREPVTDETRIGIATEMLKSQTFDQFLAIKFVNFKRYSGEGAESMMAFYYEFFKLCANDDLKYIVIGMAHRGRLNFLTGMLNFPPEKLFRQLRGYSEFPDNVNATGDVISHFVSSTNLDINRKSLHVTVLRNPSHLEAVNPVSMGKTRGMMQANKDGAYSEDANAQWSDKVLNIQVHGDAAYAAQGVDQECLALSAVPHFEIGGTVHLMINNQLGFTTPASRGRSSRYCTDLAKMISAPVIHVNGDDPEMVIRAARIAFKYQRKFRKDVFLDLNCFRRWGHNELDDPAFTNPVIYKIIHSRPSVPDRYLDKLVKNNVLPMEKAKNIIEDHKAKLNQGLNEADNYVPQPTYFAGLWSEIQQADASVTQWDTGVDLSLLRFIAEKSVHIDDDSIIHPKLLKNHVQSRLKKIASGEHLDWATAEALAIGTLLYQGYNVRISGQDIGRGTFSHRHAMLVDQSTGDIHIPLNSMVEGQTGKLELANSILSEEAVLGYEYGMSIAMPTTLTIWEAQFGDFFNGAQIIIDTFVTSGEAKWMLSSGLTILLPHGYDGAGPEHSSSRLERFLQLTDSNEDKPDGDNVNICVTNPTTPAQYFHLLRRQMVRNFRKPLIIMAPKILLRHIAATSPITDMQPQTRFKTVIGDEKVEESKVTKVILVSGKHYYALDNFRESTDQKNVAIIRVESLCPFPVQELLQEIDRYKYAKTFIWSQEEPQNMGAWNFVKSRFENLCGRLIKYSGRKPMAAAAVGAGKLHQQEAQEVTVKPFNMK